The following proteins are encoded in a genomic region of Streptococcus equi subsp. equi:
- a CDS encoding bacteriocin codes for MNMTLMKQFNIIDADKLAHIEGGGKGICKFVMSGSNGYACRYSNGEWGYIVTKSNFEATKDVIVNGWISSLGGGYFHPGYRG; via the coding sequence ATGAATATGACATTAATGAAACAATTTAATATTATAGACGCTGACAAGCTTGCTCACATTGAGGGTGGCGGCAAAGGAATTTGTAAGTTTGTAATGTCTGGTTCTAATGGGTATGCCTGCCGATATAGCAATGGCGAATGGGGCTATATTGTTACTAAAAGTAATTTTGAAGCAACTAAAGATGTTATTGTTAATGGTTGGATATCCTCTTTAGGAGGTGGTTATTTCCATCCAGGGTATAGAGGGTAG
- a CDS encoding bacteriocin immunity protein — protein MLTQEEILNKVYNLILDPTLTSEERVILVRFKDRVGESSNFDREVMMLSESLRQLAVKQIRVETMSVEMAKFYKEISTYKECDKQLGRGLISLGVIRR, from the coding sequence ATGTTGACGCAAGAAGAGATACTAAATAAGGTTTATAATTTAATTTTAGATCCAACCTTAACATCAGAAGAGCGAGTCATTCTGGTAAGATTTAAAGATAGAGTAGGGGAGTCAAGTAACTTTGACAGAGAAGTGATGATGCTATCTGAATCTCTGCGTCAATTAGCTGTTAAGCAGATAAGAGTTGAAACAATGAGTGTAGAAATGGCTAAATTCTATAAAGAAATCTCTACTTACAAAGAATGTGATAAACAGCTAGGTAGAGGCCTAATATCATTGGGAGTTATTAGGCGATAA